One genomic window of Caballeronia sp. SBC1 includes the following:
- the metE gene encoding 5-methyltetrahydropteroyltriglutamate--homocysteine S-methyltransferase, with protein sequence MARTHLHGFPRIGAHRELKFAQEAFWRGECDDAHLRSVAEALRARHWELQRSAKLDFVAVGDFAYYDQMLNLTALLGALPERFEFEPSALSLAQYYELARGNKTQPAMEMTKWFDTNYHYLVPELGPGTTFNGGVDWFFDEIDEALALDHSVKPVLIGPITYLWLSKSHIPGFDRLSLLPKLVIRYMRILDKLKQRGIEWIQLDEPALCLDLDDEWLEAFYAAYDVLGESGSKIMLGTYFDTAAHHAPLVAKLPVQGIHIDLIRAPEQLDAWRAALPADKVLSVGVIDGRNIWRADLSEIVDSLRSLSEECSDNLWIAPSCSLLHVPVTLASEQRLDNRLTSWLAFATEKLDEVAAIALALSDSAEAGSALAASNAALDTRRNSDTIINTLVQRRTAAITHAMASRKSPFAERKRVQRHTLRLPLLPTTTIGSFPQTIAIRQARAAYRRGALGALDYLERMRAEIATAVRKQEELGLDVLVHGEAERNDMVEFFAEKLWGYALTENGWVQNYGSRCVKPPIIYGDIYRPEPMTVDNTCYAQSLTNRVMKGVLTGPVTMLQWSFVRDDQPRETTALQLALAIRDEVTDLEKAGIRIIQIDEPAFRECLPLRQAEWPAYLDWATRAFKISASGVSDATQIHTHMCYSEFNDILPSIAALDADVITIETSRSSIELLDGFGAFAYPNGIGPGVYDSHSARVPSVETMQRLLERACEVIPAEHLWANPDCGLKTRAWPETEAALTNMILAARAVRETITAKNKEIAEV encoded by the coding sequence ATGGCTCGCACTCATCTTCATGGTTTTCCGCGCATCGGCGCTCATCGGGAACTCAAGTTCGCGCAAGAGGCGTTCTGGCGCGGGGAGTGCGACGATGCTCATTTGCGTAGCGTCGCAGAGGCGTTGCGTGCGCGCCATTGGGAGTTGCAACGATCGGCGAAGCTGGATTTCGTAGCGGTCGGCGACTTCGCCTATTACGACCAGATGCTGAACCTTACCGCGCTGTTGGGCGCGTTGCCGGAGCGGTTCGAATTCGAACCGTCGGCGCTTTCGCTTGCGCAATATTACGAGCTGGCGCGGGGCAACAAGACGCAACCCGCCATGGAGATGACCAAGTGGTTCGACACCAACTACCACTACCTTGTGCCGGAGTTGGGGCCGGGCACAACATTCAACGGTGGCGTCGACTGGTTCTTCGACGAAATCGACGAAGCGTTAGCACTGGATCATTCTGTCAAGCCGGTTCTCATTGGCCCGATCACGTACCTGTGGCTATCCAAGAGCCACATTCCCGGCTTTGACCGGCTTTCGCTTCTGCCGAAGCTCGTGATTCGCTATATGCGCATTCTCGACAAGTTGAAGCAACGCGGGATTGAATGGATTCAACTGGACGAACCGGCACTGTGCCTTGACCTGGATGACGAATGGCTCGAGGCCTTTTACGCGGCCTACGATGTGCTTGGCGAGTCAGGCAGCAAGATCATGCTGGGCACATATTTCGACACAGCCGCTCATCACGCACCGCTTGTCGCGAAACTGCCTGTGCAGGGTATCCATATCGACCTGATCAGGGCGCCCGAACAGCTGGACGCGTGGCGCGCGGCCCTACCGGCGGACAAAGTGCTGTCGGTGGGGGTGATCGACGGCCGGAATATCTGGCGGGCAGACCTCAGCGAAATCGTCGACTCACTTCGTAGCCTGAGCGAAGAATGTTCGGATAACTTATGGATTGCGCCGTCCTGTTCGCTGCTTCATGTCCCGGTCACGCTTGCCTCGGAGCAAAGGCTCGATAACCGCTTGACGTCGTGGCTTGCGTTCGCGACCGAGAAGCTTGATGAGGTTGCCGCCATTGCGCTCGCGCTAAGCGATTCGGCAGAAGCCGGATCTGCGCTCGCCGCCTCGAACGCAGCGCTCGATACGCGACGCAATTCGGACACGATCATCAACACCCTCGTTCAGCGAAGGACCGCTGCCATCACCCACGCGATGGCAAGCCGAAAAAGTCCTTTCGCCGAGCGCAAGCGAGTGCAGCGGCATACGCTCAGGCTGCCGCTCCTGCCGACCACGACTATTGGTTCGTTTCCCCAGACAATAGCGATTCGTCAGGCGCGCGCGGCGTATCGGCGCGGGGCACTGGGCGCGCTCGATTACCTGGAACGCATGCGCGCGGAGATCGCAACAGCAGTGCGCAAACAAGAGGAGCTCGGCCTCGACGTCCTCGTGCATGGCGAAGCGGAACGTAACGACATGGTCGAATTTTTCGCGGAGAAGCTGTGGGGATATGCGCTGACGGAGAACGGCTGGGTTCAGAACTACGGCTCGCGCTGCGTCAAGCCGCCTATCATTTACGGCGATATCTATCGTCCTGAACCCATGACGGTGGATAACACGTGCTACGCGCAATCCCTGACCAACCGCGTGATGAAGGGCGTTCTTACGGGACCGGTGACCATGCTCCAATGGTCTTTTGTCCGTGACGATCAACCCCGCGAAACAACGGCGCTGCAGCTTGCGTTGGCCATTCGCGACGAAGTAACGGACCTCGAAAAGGCCGGCATCCGCATCATCCAGATCGATGAGCCGGCGTTCCGTGAATGCTTGCCATTGCGCCAGGCCGAGTGGCCGGCTTACCTCGACTGGGCAACCCGGGCTTTCAAGATCTCTGCTAGCGGTGTCTCCGATGCTACGCAGATTCACACCCATATGTGTTATTCGGAGTTCAATGACATTCTCCCCTCCATCGCGGCGCTGGATGCGGACGTGATCACGATCGAGACGTCGCGCTCTTCAATCGAACTGCTCGACGGCTTCGGCGCGTTCGCCTACCCGAACGGAATCGGGCCCGGCGTCTATGACTCACACTCCGCGAGGGTGCCGAGCGTGGAGACAATGCAGCGCTTGCTTGAGCGAGCATGCGAAGTCATTCCTGCGGAGCATCTATGGGCCAACCCTGATTGCGGTTTGAAAACGCGCGCGTGGCCCGAGACAGAAGCGGCACTGACAA